The following proteins are encoded in a genomic region of Candidatus Methylospira mobilis:
- the hflC gene encoding protease modulator HflC — protein MKSAKTAVIAAVAVALLVYFSAYTVGQTEQAIITQFGHPLQQPVTEPGLHFRIPFIQRVALLDKRYLPWDGPIVEMPTKDKTYIQVDTFARWRIKDPMRYFLRLHDERSAQSRLEDILGSETRTAVARYELVEMIRIDKGRVPQQDENMASMLSGIGMLGQLRPIQFGRLEIEKNIFEAAAPKLAEFGIDLLDIRFKRINYNPQVLERIYQRMISERLQIAARFRSEGEGEAARILGNKERDINEIQSNAYKRVQEIHGEADGKATDIYARAYTQQAGAAEFYHFIKSMETYHKVISDDATVVLSTNSDLFALLKRMEQKTHP, from the coding sequence ATGAAATCCGCCAAGACCGCCGTCATCGCCGCAGTCGCCGTTGCGCTGCTGGTGTATTTTTCAGCCTACACGGTCGGTCAGACCGAGCAGGCCATTATCACACAATTCGGACATCCGTTGCAGCAACCGGTTACCGAACCCGGCCTGCACTTCAGAATCCCGTTTATCCAGCGTGTCGCCCTGCTGGATAAACGTTATCTACCCTGGGATGGGCCGATTGTGGAAATGCCGACCAAGGACAAAACCTATATACAGGTCGATACTTTCGCGCGCTGGCGTATCAAGGACCCGATGCGTTATTTCCTGCGCCTGCACGACGAACGCAGCGCGCAGTCGCGCCTTGAGGACATCCTAGGAAGCGAAACGCGCACTGCTGTGGCGCGTTATGAGCTGGTTGAAATGATACGCATCGACAAGGGACGCGTACCTCAACAGGACGAAAATATGGCATCCATGCTGTCCGGTATAGGCATGCTGGGCCAATTGCGACCGATCCAGTTCGGGCGTCTCGAAATCGAGAAAAATATATTCGAGGCCGCCGCGCCGAAACTGGCGGAGTTCGGTATCGACCTGCTGGATATCCGCTTCAAGCGCATCAACTACAACCCCCAGGTTCTGGAGCGCATCTATCAGCGCATGATCAGCGAGCGGCTGCAGATTGCCGCCCGTTTCCGCTCGGAGGGCGAAGGCGAAGCCGCACGCATACTGGGCAACAAGGAGCGCGACATCAATGAAATCCAGTCCAACGCCTACAAGCGCGTCCAGGAAATACACGGCGAGGCCGATGGCAAAGCCACGGATATTTATGCCAGGGCCTACACTCAGCAGGCGGGAGCCGCCGAGTTTTACCACTTCATAAAAAGCATGGAAACCTATCATAAGGTTATCAGCGACGACGCCACAGTGGTGTTGTCGACCAACAGCGATTTGTTTGCGCTGCTCAAGCGCATGGAACAAAAGACTCACCCCTGA
- a CDS encoding F0F1 ATP synthase subunit C has product MNDLHLFTLVSTAVAGLVIALGTMMPAIAMGRAIAAALEALARQPEAEKTITRTLFVGLAMIESLAIYCLVIALIVLFRNPLLEYFLK; this is encoded by the coding sequence ATGAACGACCTGCATTTATTCACTTTGGTATCGACCGCCGTTGCCGGTCTGGTGATCGCGCTGGGCACGATGATGCCGGCCATCGCGATGGGACGCGCGATAGCCGCCGCTCTGGAAGCCCTGGCGCGCCAGCCCGAAGCGGAGAAAACCATAACCCGGACCTTGTTCGTCGGTCTGGCGATGATCGAATCGCTGGCGATTTATTGTCTGGTCATCGCGTTGATCGTGCTGTTCAGGAATCCGTTGCTGGAGTATTTTTTGAAATAA
- the hflK gene encoding FtsH protease activity modulator HflK, protein MSSTSPWGKIIPPTPPIAIGRLFLIVLIFSAVWTSWFTIPADSEGVVLRFGRYDRKMPSGLHYKLPYGIDRVIVVPTLRQLKLEFGFGTPGFTNPEQVGEHPDMEKSMVTGDLNSSLVEWVVQYRIVEPETYLFDVRDPDQTLRVLSESVMREVIGDRTVDEIITIGREEIEITALNRMRELSKRYHLGMFINQVQLKNVDPPELVQPSFNEVNRAQQDRENAINIANGEYNKAVPRARGVADQRIREAEGYRFKRVLEAEGDASAFTQVLQQYLKAPEITRTRLYLETLGDVLPRAKQSIIVDESVQQILPMLPLPTRALEEKK, encoded by the coding sequence GTGAGCAGCACCAGCCCCTGGGGGAAAATCATTCCGCCTACACCGCCCATTGCCATCGGGCGTTTGTTTTTGATCGTTCTAATCTTTTCCGCCGTCTGGACATCCTGGTTCACGATACCTGCCGACTCCGAGGGCGTGGTACTGCGTTTCGGCAGATATGACCGGAAAATGCCGTCGGGCCTGCATTACAAGCTTCCGTACGGGATCGATCGGGTCATCGTCGTTCCTACCCTGCGTCAGCTCAAACTGGAATTCGGCTTCGGCACGCCCGGCTTTACCAACCCTGAGCAGGTCGGCGAACATCCGGACATGGAAAAATCGATGGTGACCGGCGATCTCAATTCATCGCTGGTGGAATGGGTAGTGCAGTATCGCATCGTCGAGCCGGAAACCTATCTTTTCGATGTGCGCGACCCGGATCAAACGCTACGCGTGCTGTCGGAATCGGTGATGCGCGAAGTCATAGGCGACCGTACCGTGGATGAAATCATCACCATTGGCCGTGAGGAAATCGAGATAACCGCGCTGAATCGCATGCGCGAGTTGTCCAAGCGTTATCATCTGGGGATGTTCATCAATCAGGTGCAGCTCAAGAACGTCGATCCGCCCGAACTTGTCCAGCCTTCGTTCAACGAAGTGAACCGCGCCCAGCAGGACAGGGAAAACGCGATCAACATCGCCAATGGCGAATACAATAAGGCGGTACCGCGCGCGCGCGGCGTAGCCGATCAGCGTATCCGTGAAGCGGAGGGTTATCGTTTCAAGCGTGTTCTCGAAGCCGAGGGAGATGCGTCCGCGTTCACCCAGGTGTTGCAGCAATACCTGAAAGCCCCCGAAATTACTCGCACCCGGCTCTACCTGGAAACGCTGGGCGATGTGTTGCCGCGCGCCAAACAAAGCATCATAGTCGATGAATCGGTGCAGCAGATTCTGCCGATGCTGCCGCTACCCACTCGCGCACTGGAGGAAAAGAAATGA
- a CDS encoding F0F1 ATP synthase subunit A has translation MNGNETVFLLGKLPVSATVITTWGVMLCFAALGLLMRLRDQPSRWQSAVETVVVVIESAIGEVLPRQSVRKVLPFVGTLWLFVLSANLIGLIPGLHAPTRDLSATAALAILVFAYSHWFGIRDHGLRKHLRHYTEPSVILLPFHVVSELTRTLALAIRLFGNMMSLEMAALLVLLIAGFLVPVPLLMLHVIEAIVQAYIFGMLALIYIAGAMEQNDTETPAENKP, from the coding sequence ATGAACGGCAACGAAACGGTTTTCCTTCTGGGGAAGCTGCCGGTCAGCGCCACCGTCATCACCACCTGGGGAGTCATGCTGTGCTTCGCGGCGCTCGGGCTGCTGATGCGGCTGCGGGATCAGCCATCGCGCTGGCAAAGCGCGGTCGAAACGGTGGTCGTTGTGATTGAAAGCGCCATCGGCGAAGTGTTGCCGCGGCAGTCGGTGCGCAAGGTATTGCCGTTTGTCGGCACGCTATGGCTGTTCGTATTGAGCGCGAACCTGATCGGTTTGATACCCGGCCTGCATGCGCCGACGCGCGATCTATCCGCCACCGCCGCGCTGGCGATTCTGGTTTTCGCCTACAGCCACTGGTTCGGCATACGCGATCACGGATTGCGCAAGCATCTGCGCCATTACACCGAACCGAGCGTGATACTGCTGCCGTTCCATGTCGTCAGCGAATTGACCCGCACCCTGGCGCTGGCCATCCGTTTGTTCGGCAACATGATGAGCCTGGAAATGGCCGCGCTGCTGGTGCTGCTGATCGCTGGCTTTCTGGTGCCGGTGCCGCTGCTGATGCTGCATGTGATCGAAGCCATCGTGCAGGCCTATATTTTCGGCATGCTGGCGCTGATTTATATCGCCGGCGCCATGGAACAAAACGATACGGAAACACCAGCGGAGAACAAACCATGA
- a CDS encoding AtpZ/AtpI family protein has protein sequence MNHRNRLIERTRLDIERLERKERKPATWAGMLFYGGTLGLLFTVPLVAGAYLGRWLDTLVPGYSVRWTLSLILLGIAVGIYNVLHFLRGKT, from the coding sequence ATGAACCATCGCAACAGGCTGATAGAGCGCACCCGGCTCGACATCGAACGGCTGGAACGGAAGGAACGCAAGCCGGCGACCTGGGCGGGCATGCTTTTTTACGGCGGCACTCTGGGCCTGCTGTTTACCGTCCCCCTCGTTGCCGGCGCCTATCTGGGGCGCTGGCTGGATACGCTGGTCCCCGGCTATTCGGTGCGCTGGACGCTGAGCCTGATCCTGCTGGGCATCGCGGTCGGCATCTATAATGTGCTGCATTTTTTGAGGGGCAAAACATGA
- a CDS encoding Uma2 family endonuclease yields the protein MGVEIGSPFDKERDGPGGWWILDEPELHLHDDAVVPDIAGWRRERMPKLPETAWFKFAPDWVCEVLSPGTARQDRVLRMPLYARCGVQYIWLVVEPVLLTLVIFENTGNGWLLLQAFENDNEVSVAPFAAISLNLAVLWADLRFAAWSVGFLAHPPKLNRCPPGCLPFNPGA from the coding sequence TTGGGGGTTGAAATTGGCAGTCCGTTCGATAAGGAACGCGATGGGCCGGGCGGCTGGTGGATACTGGATGAACCGGAACTGCATCTGCACGATGATGCGGTGGTACCCGATATCGCCGGCTGGCGGCGCGAACGCATGCCCAAACTGCCGGAAACCGCCTGGTTCAAGTTCGCGCCGGACTGGGTCTGCGAGGTGCTTTCTCCCGGTACGGCCCGCCAGGATCGGGTGCTGAGGATGCCGCTCTACGCTCGATGCGGCGTGCAATATATCTGGCTGGTGGTGGAGCCGGTGCTGCTGACGCTGGTGATTTTCGAGAATACCGGTAACGGCTGGCTGTTGTTACAGGCCTTCGAAAACGATAACGAAGTATCGGTCGCGCCTTTCGCCGCCATTTCCCTCAATCTTGCCGTACTGTGGGCGGATTTGCGCTTTGCAGCATGGTCGGTAGGCTTTTTAGCCCACCCCCCGAAACTGAACCGCTGCCCGCCGGGTTGCTTACCTTTCAATCCCGGCGCATAA
- the xth gene encoding exodeoxyribonuclease III, with amino-acid sequence MKIATWNVNSLRVRLPHVLDWLSQEQPDILAVQETKTQDADFPANVFADNGYHALFSGQKTYNGVAVFSRNPGSERLTDPDNLDDPQRRILAASYDRFRIINLYVPNGSEVGSEKFAYKMDWLAKISEFIRRELERYPHTIVLGDFNIAPEDADVYDPALWRDKILCSPSERAAFQSLLKAGLHDAFRLFEQPESSFSWWDYRAAGFRRNLGLRIDHILISSALKPYCTACRIDKAPRKLEKPSDHTPVLIELDLK; translated from the coding sequence ATGAAAATAGCCACCTGGAACGTCAATTCGTTACGCGTCCGCCTTCCCCACGTGCTCGACTGGCTGAGTCAGGAGCAACCGGACATCCTGGCGGTACAGGAAACCAAGACGCAGGACGCGGATTTCCCCGCGAACGTATTTGCTGACAACGGCTACCATGCCTTGTTCAGCGGGCAAAAAACCTACAACGGCGTCGCGGTTTTCAGCCGTAATCCGGGTTCTGAACGCTTGACCGATCCCGATAACCTCGACGATCCGCAACGCAGAATCCTTGCCGCCAGCTACGATCGGTTCCGTATCATCAACCTATACGTACCCAACGGCAGCGAAGTCGGATCGGAAAAATTCGCATACAAAATGGACTGGCTGGCAAAAATCAGCGAATTTATCCGCCGCGAGCTGGAACGCTACCCGCACACGATCGTGCTCGGCGATTTCAATATTGCGCCGGAGGATGCGGACGTATACGACCCTGCATTATGGCGCGATAAAATCCTGTGCAGTCCGTCCGAGCGCGCCGCCTTTCAGTCCTTGCTCAAAGCAGGCTTGCACGATGCTTTCCGTCTGTTCGAACAGCCGGAAAGCAGTTTTAGCTGGTGGGATTATCGCGCCGCCGGATTTCGCCGCAACCTCGGCTTGCGCATCGATCACATCCTGATCAGCTCGGCGCTCAAACCCTATTGCACCGCCTGCCGTATAGACAAAGCGCCGCGCAAACTCGAAAAGCCATCCGACCATACGCCGGTGCTGATCGAGTTGGACTTGAAATAA
- the atpD gene encoding F0F1 ATP synthase subunit beta yields the protein MSASSATIGWIEAAQGPVVDVRCDQLPVIGQALDVINGNEPYVLVVHQHLAPGLIRAIALHSVSGLYRGMPVYDRGAPLRVPVDPSCLGRMLNVFGDPLDGGAALPAHSYRNILSPPPPLSETLPSTRILETGIKAIDLLCPFVRGGKTGLFGGAGVGKTVLMMEFMHSVSNAMQGVSVYAGVGERMREGHELWKEMGEAGVLPRALLVFGQMDESPGVRFYVGYSALAYAEYLRDTLNTEVLFLMDNIFRFVQAGSEISGLLGRMPATVGYQPTLLTEVASLQERIVSTRSGAITSVQAVYVPADDMSDPAVATILGHLDSVVILSRQQAAKGIYPAIDPLRSGSRMMDHRILGERHYRVARAVREHLSRYRELEDIIAMLGIEELSPEDRRTVERARRLQRYLTQPFSTVAEHTGMPGERVALAQTIADCEEFINGKYDHLSEADCYMKGAIQ from the coding sequence ATGTCTGCCAGTTCGGCTACCATCGGCTGGATAGAAGCGGCGCAGGGACCGGTTGTCGATGTACGTTGCGACCAACTGCCCGTTATCGGTCAGGCGCTTGACGTAATTAACGGCAATGAACCTTATGTGCTGGTAGTGCACCAGCATCTGGCCCCCGGTCTGATCCGAGCCATCGCATTGCATTCGGTTTCCGGCCTGTATCGCGGCATGCCGGTTTACGACCGCGGCGCGCCGTTGCGCGTGCCGGTCGACCCGTCCTGCCTCGGTCGCATGCTCAACGTATTCGGTGACCCGCTTGACGGCGGAGCAGCGCTGCCGGCGCACAGCTATCGCAATATCCTGTCGCCGCCGCCGCCGTTATCCGAAACCTTGCCGTCCACGCGCATCCTGGAAACCGGCATCAAGGCCATAGACCTGCTATGCCCGTTCGTCCGCGGCGGCAAAACCGGATTGTTCGGCGGCGCAGGGGTCGGAAAAACCGTGCTGATGATGGAATTCATGCACTCGGTCAGCAACGCGATGCAAGGGGTGTCGGTTTATGCCGGCGTCGGCGAGCGCATGCGCGAAGGCCACGAGCTGTGGAAGGAAATGGGCGAAGCAGGCGTATTACCGCGCGCGTTGCTGGTTTTCGGACAAATGGACGAATCGCCCGGCGTGCGCTTTTACGTCGGCTACAGCGCGCTGGCCTATGCCGAATACCTGCGCGATACCCTGAACACGGAAGTCCTGTTTCTGATGGACAATATCTTCCGCTTCGTGCAGGCCGGCAGCGAAATCTCCGGCTTGCTGGGGCGCATGCCGGCCACGGTCGGTTATCAGCCGACCTTGCTGACCGAAGTCGCGTCGCTGCAGGAGCGCATCGTTTCCACCCGGTCCGGCGCGATTACCTCGGTGCAGGCGGTGTATGTCCCCGCCGACGACATGTCGGACCCGGCGGTGGCGACTATCCTGGGCCATCTGGACAGCGTGGTGATATTGTCGCGTCAGCAGGCGGCCAAAGGCATTTATCCGGCAATCGATCCGCTGCGCTCCGGCAGCCGCATGATGGATCACCGCATCCTCGGCGAACGGCATTATCGCGTCGCGCGCGCGGTGCGCGAACATTTGTCGCGCTACCGCGAACTGGAAGACATCATCGCCATGCTCGGCATAGAGGAACTGTCACCGGAAGACCGTCGCACCGTCGAGCGCGCGCGGCGTCTGCAGCGCTATCTGACGCAGCCGTTCAGCACCGTGGCCGAGCATACCGGCATGCCCGGAGAGCGGGTCGCGCTGGCGCAAACGATAGCCGACTGCGAAGAATTCATTAACGGCAAGTACGATCATCTCAGCGAAGCAGACTGTTACATGAAAGGTGCGATACAATGA
- a CDS encoding tetratricopeptide repeat protein yields MNTFSIFISSPGDVDDERCRAARVIHSLQHKFDRYLQLEPIFWEHQPQSAHQHFQDQIRKLPSATDLVVCILWSRLGTRLPPDKYLRADGTPYRSGTEFEFEDAMEGYLLSGKSPDLWVYRKTAEVLAPLSDRQRKAEMERQKDMLDDFLEHWLGGADDHFKAGFNGFADADEFERMFAQHLEAVLRARCPQYQKESAELAAWSPDISPYRGLSYFGLEHALVFHGRAAALHALLGQLQTQADAGHAFVLVFGASGVGKSSLLRAGILHALVVEHRARGVDHWRYTVCRPTEAENGDLLHSLSAHLLEDKALPELGTAGFGTVDALAAQLRAHPEGLAGPLALALDQAGETLRLQRRWNYPPVVRLLLVVDQMEEIFRFESVQRDELLAALGALAASGAVWVAAAMRDEFYPQAAADPLLSALKTGAGQYDLQAPNETELAEMIRYPALAVGMDFESRAGQRLDALLMESATANRNALPLLEFTLNALYLCARRRGGKLLSFADFEALDGLEGAVATAAETVLEPLGKSALLKVRDLFRQLVELNHGQAMARRANRAELAADPLSAQILERFIDQARLLVSSKDGSVEIAHAALLRSWKRLANWIDEDSELLAIRSRLEELAAGWRDAGHDSGYLLNPGKQEQDARRLLELPWVKLAELPATYLNLSLKHIRRRRRMKILTQAGAVSAFLLLAGGFGWGNYHERKKAQIAADLAIQEREKAQTAEHLAMQVVKRLTYQLPERLATVPGTLQILQETFEQNAELLQRIDTLQGETTESEHEKAVNLDKRGNQRLALGDLKGALESYLSSHVVFEKLAAQDSANDAWQRDLSFSYNKIGDVQSAQGDLSAALTSHRVGLNIIEKLAAHDSANAGLQRDLALGYNKIGDVEHARGDLSAALGSYRAGLMISKRLAVQEPANAGLERDLSVSYSRIGDVQSAQSDWAGGLTSYRASLAISEKLAAQDPANVVWRRDLSLSYNKIGDVQSARGDLPGALLSYKSSLNISEKLAKQDGSNAQWQRDLSISYGNLGDVQRLQGFLDGALGSYRASLAIAEKLAKQDPANAEWQSDLAFSHDKLGVLLRLMDKPADALKHYRAALTIFKPLCARAPDQVQWRQALEIAQGQIASIVAADKQQEEEKQR; encoded by the coding sequence ATGAATACATTTTCTATATTTATCTCCTCACCGGGTGATGTGGACGACGAGCGCTGCCGCGCCGCGCGGGTAATTCACTCGTTGCAGCATAAATTCGACCGTTATCTTCAGCTGGAACCCATTTTCTGGGAACACCAGCCGCAAAGTGCGCATCAGCATTTTCAGGATCAGATACGCAAACTGCCTTCCGCTACCGACCTGGTGGTTTGCATACTCTGGTCTCGGCTGGGTACGCGTTTGCCGCCTGACAAATACCTGCGCGCCGACGGCACGCCTTACCGGTCCGGCACCGAGTTTGAATTCGAAGATGCGATGGAAGGCTACCTGCTGAGCGGCAAGTCTCCTGATTTATGGGTATATCGCAAGACAGCGGAAGTGTTGGCGCCGCTGTCGGATCGCCAACGCAAAGCGGAAATGGAACGGCAGAAGGATATGCTGGACGATTTTCTCGAGCATTGGCTGGGCGGCGCCGACGATCATTTCAAGGCCGGCTTCAACGGCTTTGCAGACGCCGATGAGTTTGAGCGGATGTTTGCGCAACATCTGGAAGCGGTTTTGCGCGCACGCTGTCCGCAATACCAGAAGGAAAGCGCCGAGCTGGCGGCCTGGAGCCCGGACATCTCGCCTTATCGAGGCCTGTCTTATTTCGGGCTGGAACATGCGCTGGTGTTTCATGGACGAGCCGCAGCACTGCATGCGCTATTGGGTCAGTTACAAACGCAGGCCGACGCGGGACATGCGTTTGTGCTGGTATTCGGGGCCAGCGGCGTTGGCAAGTCCTCGTTGCTGCGAGCGGGCATACTGCATGCGCTGGTCGTGGAACACCGCGCGCGAGGAGTGGATCACTGGCGTTATACGGTATGCCGGCCCACCGAAGCCGAAAACGGCGATTTGCTGCACAGTCTCTCAGCGCACTTACTGGAAGACAAGGCGCTGCCCGAACTGGGTACTGCCGGATTCGGCACAGTCGACGCGCTCGCCGCGCAGCTACGCGCGCATCCCGAAGGCTTGGCCGGACCGCTGGCTCTGGCGCTCGACCAAGCCGGAGAGACACTGCGGCTGCAGCGCCGCTGGAATTATCCGCCAGTGGTGAGATTGCTGCTGGTGGTGGATCAAATGGAAGAAATATTCCGTTTCGAATCCGTACAGCGCGACGAATTGCTGGCGGCGCTGGGAGCGTTGGCGGCCAGCGGCGCTGTCTGGGTCGCTGCTGCAATGCGTGACGAATTCTACCCGCAAGCCGCTGCCGATCCACTGTTGAGCGCACTGAAAACCGGTGCAGGCCAATACGATTTACAAGCGCCGAATGAAACGGAATTGGCGGAAATGATCCGTTACCCGGCACTGGCTGTCGGCATGGATTTTGAAAGTCGCGCCGGGCAGCGGCTTGACGCATTGTTGATGGAAAGCGCCACCGCCAATCGCAATGCTTTGCCGCTGCTTGAGTTTACATTGAATGCGCTTTACCTGTGCGCTCGTCGGCGCGGCGGAAAGTTGTTGAGTTTCGCCGACTTCGAAGCGTTGGACGGTCTTGAAGGCGCGGTAGCCACTGCTGCTGAAACCGTACTCGAACCTTTAGGCAAGTCCGCGTTGCTTAAGGTGCGCGACTTATTCCGGCAATTGGTGGAGCTCAATCATGGGCAGGCTATGGCTCGCCGTGCGAACCGCGCCGAGTTGGCTGCCGATCCGCTGAGCGCCCAGATTCTGGAGCGTTTTATTGATCAAGCTCGCCTGCTGGTGAGCAGCAAAGACGGCTCGGTAGAAATTGCTCATGCCGCACTGTTGCGTTCATGGAAACGCCTGGCAAATTGGATCGACGAAGACTCCGAGCTGCTTGCGATCCGTTCGCGTCTGGAAGAACTAGCCGCCGGCTGGCGCGACGCCGGTCATGACTCGGGATATCTGCTCAACCCCGGCAAGCAGGAACAGGACGCCAGACGATTACTGGAATTGCCTTGGGTGAAGCTGGCGGAGCTACCTGCAACATATCTGAACTTGTCGCTGAAACATATCAGGCGCAGGCGGCGCATGAAAATCCTGACACAGGCGGGCGCCGTGTCAGCGTTTTTGCTGCTGGCGGGCGGCTTTGGCTGGGGCAATTACCATGAGCGTAAAAAAGCGCAGATTGCGGCGGATCTGGCGATACAGGAGCGGGAAAAAGCGCAAACAGCTGAGCATCTTGCGATGCAGGTGGTCAAACGATTGACCTATCAACTGCCTGAACGGCTCGCCACCGTACCCGGCACCTTGCAGATACTGCAGGAAACATTCGAGCAAAACGCAGAGTTGCTGCAACGCATCGATACATTGCAGGGCGAGACCACAGAAAGCGAGCACGAAAAAGCAGTGAATCTGGATAAGCGAGGCAATCAACGCCTGGCCTTGGGAGATTTGAAGGGGGCATTGGAAAGCTATCTATCCAGCCATGTCGTTTTTGAAAAGCTGGCGGCGCAAGATTCTGCCAATGACGCATGGCAGCGCGATCTTTCGTTCAGTTACAACAAAATCGGCGACGTGCAGAGCGCGCAGGGCGATTTGTCCGCAGCTCTGACCAGCCACCGCGTCGGCCTGAATATCATTGAAAAGCTGGCGGCGCATGATTCAGCCAATGCCGGCCTGCAACGCGACCTTGCGCTGGGTTATAACAAAATAGGCGACGTGGAGCATGCGCGGGGCGATTTGTCTGCGGCGCTGGGCAGCTACAGAGCCGGACTGATGATCAGCAAGAGGCTGGCTGTGCAAGAGCCAGCCAATGCCGGCCTGGAGCGCGATCTTTCAGTCAGTTACAGCCGAATCGGCGACGTGCAGAGCGCGCAGAGCGACTGGGCGGGGGGACTGACCAGTTACCGGGCCAGCTTGGCCATCAGCGAAAAACTGGCGGCGCAGGACCCTGCCAATGTAGTGTGGCGCCGCGACCTTTCGCTCAGTTACAACAAAATCGGCGATGTCCAGAGTGCGCGGGGCGATCTGCCCGGCGCGCTGCTCAGCTACAAGTCCAGTCTGAACATTAGCGAAAAACTGGCGAAGCAGGACGGAAGCAATGCCCAATGGCAACGCGATCTTTCCATCAGTTACGGCAACCTCGGCGACGTGCAGCGCTTGCAAGGTTTTCTGGATGGAGCGCTGGGAAGTTACCGGGCGAGCCTTGCCATTGCCGAAAAGCTGGCGAAGCAGGATCCGGCCAATGCCGAATGGCAAAGCGATCTGGCTTTCAGTCATGACAAGCTGGGCGTGCTGTTACGGTTGATGGACAAGCCTGCCGACGCGCTGAAGCATTATCGCGCCGCGCTTACCATTTTCAAACCGCTCTGCGCACGCGCGCCGGATCAGGTTCAGTGGCGGCAGGCATTGGAAATTGCGCAAGGACAAATTGCCTCTATCGTGGCAGCAGATAAACAACAGGAGGAGGAGAAGCAGCGTTAA
- a CDS encoding F0F1 ATP synthase subunit epsilon: protein MKGFALNLLDSHGNEHFDNVKHFIAADDNGSFGLLAGHAPMIAVLRYGLARFCDSTGIWRYAAFPGGVLRFADNQLNVVTVRYFLGDERGNICEQLAEAMERTDSEIRKARATLAEIEHSLVRRLIDLSGRSL from the coding sequence ATGAAAGGCTTTGCTCTGAATCTGCTCGACAGCCACGGCAACGAACATTTCGATAACGTGAAGCATTTCATCGCCGCCGACGACAACGGCAGCTTCGGTTTACTGGCCGGTCATGCGCCGATGATAGCGGTATTGCGCTACGGACTGGCGCGTTTCTGCGACAGCACCGGCATCTGGCGCTACGCCGCATTTCCGGGAGGGGTGCTGCGTTTTGCCGATAATCAGCTGAACGTCGTTACCGTGCGCTATTTCCTGGGCGATGAACGCGGCAACATCTGCGAGCAGTTGGCGGAAGCGATGGAGCGCACCGACTCGGAAATACGCAAGGCGCGCGCGACGCTGGCGGAAATCGAACACTCCCTGGTGCGTCGTTTGATCGATTTAAGCGGCCGCTCGCTATGA